A segment of the Streptomyces sp. Tu 2975 genome:
GGCCCGCAGGCCGTCCTCGTCGAGGGGGCCGCGCAGCTCGAAGACCATCTGGACGGTGTAGACGTCCGGGCCGTGGGTCTCGGCACCGTAGGTGACCTGGAAGAGGAGGCCTTCCTGGAGCGGGGACAGGGGCAGGACGTCGGCGAGTCCGGACCGGGTCATGGGGCAACCTTCCACGCGGCTTCGAGCTGGTCGATCTGGTCCTGGCTGAGCTGGACCAGGGACAGGTCGGAGGGGGTGATGCCGCCCGCCTCCGGGCGTTCGGCATGAGTGACGAGTGCGTTCAGGGCGCGGAACCAGGTCTCGCCCAGGTCGCGTACGGCCGGCTCGTCGAGGAGGCGGCCGGCGAAGGTCCAGGTGGCCGTCAGGCGGGGCCCGGCGGGCTCGTCGAGGGTGAGGGCGTTGACCTCGACGGCGTGCGCGAGCGGCAGGCGGGGGTCGGTGCCGTCGCCGATGGCCTCGGCGTCGGGGGCGGCGGCCCACAGGCTGTCGGCGCCCTGGGCGGGGAAGCGGCCCAGGTAGTTGAAGCCGAGCGGCGGGGTGCCGTGCGGGGCGAGCGCGGCGAGGCTGCGGCCGGTGCGGGGGTCCAGGTGGCGCAGCAGGCCGTGGCCGATTCCGCCGTCGGGGATCTGCCGCAGTGCTTCCTTGATGCGTTTGACGGCTGTTCCCGCGGCGGGCCCGCCGGCGAGGGCGTCGGCGCCGTCGAGGGTGCCCAGGGCGAGCCGGACCGGGTAGAGGCTGGTGAACCAGCCGACGGTGCGGGAGAGTTCGGCGCCGCTGGTGCCCGGTTCGCGGCCGTGTCCTTCGACGTCGGTCAGGACGGCGTCGCTGTCGCCCAGTCCGCGGCGCCGTCGCCAGTCGGTGACGGCGAGCGCGAACGCGGTGAGCAGGATGTCGTCGACGCGGCCGTTGAACGCGGCGGGCGCGGTGGTCAGCAGCGCGGCGGTGGTGGTGGCCTCGAGGGTGAGGGTGAGGTTGCGGGCGGTGGCGGCGGTGTCGAGCCGGCTGTCGAGCGGCTGCGCGGTCACCGGCGGGCAGCCGGCGGCGAGCATCCCGGTCCACAGGGCCAGTTCGGCGGCCCGCTCGGGGCGCCCGGCCTGCTGCTCGAGATGGTGGGCCCAGGCCCGGAAGGAGGTGGTGACGGGCGGCAGGGCGGGGGCCGCGGCGCCGGGCGCGGTGGCTTCCCAGGCCGCCTTCAGGTCGGGGAGCAGGATGCGCCAGGAGACGCCGTCGACGATCAGGTGGTGCAGGCTCAGCAGCAGACGGCCGGGACGGCCTGGGCCGGTGTCGAGCCAGACGGCCTGCCCGCCGCGGCCGGCGAAGGGCGCGAGACGGTCGCGGGCGGCCGCGGCCTCGGTCGTGGTCAGGGCGGCGAGGGCCTGCTCGTCGAGGCCGGCGGCGTCCACGCGGCGTACCCAGTCCTCGGCGCGTACGGTGCCGGGCGCCTCGATGCGCATCGTCCAGCCGTCGCCGTCGCCGTCGCGTGAGAACACCGCGCGCAGTGCGTCGTGGTGGTCGATCAGTGTCTGCAGGGCGGCCACGAGCCGTGCCGTGTCCAGGTCTGCGGGGACGGTGACGGCCATCGTCTGGCTGAACGCGTCGACGGGACCGCCGCGTTCGCGCAGCCAGTGCATGATCGGGGTGAGCGGCACGTCGCCGGTCGCGGCGACGGCGGCGGGCTCCTTCGGGGCGGTGTCGGCGAGCGTCTCGGCGACGGGCGCGAGCTGGGCGACGGTCTTGTGCTCGAAGATCTGCGCGGCGTTCAGCAGCAGTCCGGCGCGCCGGGCGCGGCCGACGAGCTGGATGACCATGATGCTGTCGCCGCCGCGGTCGAAGAAGCTGTCGTCGATGGAGACCTTGTCGATGCCGAGGACCTCGGCGAACAGCACGGCGAGGAGTTCCTCGCGGGGGGTGCGCGGGGCGCGGCCGGCGCTGTCGGCGGCGCCGAAGTCGGGGACGGGCAGGGCGCGGCGGTCGAGTTTGCCGTTGCCGGTCAGCGGCAGCGCGTCGAGGGGGACGAACGCGGCGGGCACCATGTAGTCGGGCAGCGCGGCGGCGACGTGCCGGCGCAGCACGGCAGGGTCTGCGGTGGCGCCGGGTGCGGGGACGACGTAGGCGACGAGACGTTTGTCGCCGGGCCGGTCCTCGCGCACGAGGACGGCGCTCTGCGCGACGCCGGGGTGGGCGCCGAGGACGGACTCGATCTCGCCGAGTTCGATGCGGAAGCCGCGGACCTTGACCTGGTGGTCGGCGCGGCCGAGGAAGGTGAGGACGCCGTCGCGCCGCAGGCGCACCAGGTCGCCGGTGCGGTACATGCGCTCGCCGGGGGCGTAGGGGTCGGCGACGAACCGTTCGGCGGTGGCGTCCGGCCGGCCCAGGTAGCCGCGGGCGAGGCCGGCGCCGCCGATGTACAGCTCGCCCGTGACGCCGGGCGGCACTGGCCGCAGCCGGTCGTCCAGGACGTGGCAGGTGGTGTTGTCCAGGGGGGTGCCGATGGGGACGGTGGTCTCCTGCTGCCACGGTGCGCGCATGAAGTGGTGGGTGGCGAAGGTGGTGGTCTCGGTGGGGCCGTAGCCGTCGGCGACCATGGTCGACGGGGAGGCTGCCAGCACCCGGGCGACGGCGGCCGGGGAGACGACGTCGCCGCCGGTCCACACCTCCCGCACGCCGGTGAAGCAGTGCGGGCTCTCCTCCGCGAGCAGGTTGAACAGGCCGGAGGTGAGCCACATGCCGGTGACGCCGCCGTCGACGATCGCCCGCTCGAGGGCGCGGGTGTCCAGGTCGCCGGGCGGGGCGACGACGACGGTCCCGCCGGACAGCAGCGGCACCCACAGTTCGTACTGGGAGGTGTCGAAGGAGTACGGGGAGTGCAGCAGGACCCGCTGCTGGTTGCCGGTGCGCCAGCAGGTGTCGGCGGCCAGGGCGGCGACGTCGCCGTGGGTGATGGCGACGCCCTTGGGGTTGCCGGTGGAGCCGGAGGTGTACATCACGTAGGCGAGCTGGTGCGGGTGCGCCGGCACCACGGGCAGCGGCTCGCCGCCGGTGGGCAGTTCGTCGACGACGAGGACGTCGGCGTCGCCCGCCCAGGAGCGGCAGTCGTACGCGGTGTCGGTGTCCCGGTCGGTGAGCAGGACCCGGGCCCGGACGTCGGCGGTGATCAGGCGCATCCGATCGGCCGGGTAGCGGGTGTTGAGCGGCACGTAGAAGCCGCCCGCCTTGAGGACGGCGAGCAGCGACACGACCAGGTGCACCGAGCGCTGCTGGAGGACGGCGACGGCCGACTCGCGGCCGGCGCCGGCGGCGGCGAGGCGGCGGGCGAGGGCGCCGGAGCGGGCGTCGAGTTCGGCGTAGGTCAGCTCGGTGCCGTCGTCGCCGACGACGGCGACCGCTTCGGGGGTGCGGCGGGCCTGGGCGGCGAAGAGTTCGGCGAGGCCGGCCCGCGGCACGGGCCGGGCGGTGTCGTTGAAGGCGGCCAGGCGGGCGTGTTCGGCCTCGTCGAGGAGGTCGTGGGAGTGGACCGGCGCCTGCGGGTCGGTGACGACGGCGTCGAGGAGCCGCAGCAGCCGGCCGGTGAGGGCCTCGGCGGTGGCCCGCTCGTACAGGGCGGTGTCGTACTCGAGGTCGCCGTCGATGCCGGCGAACTCCTCGCCGTTGCCGCGGTGTTCGACGAGGTTGAAGGTGAGGTCGAACTTGGCGACGCCGAAGTCGACGTCCTCGCGCCGTACGTCCAGGCCCTTCAGGTGCGCCCGCGCCTCGAAGTCCTGGTAGGAGAGCACCACTTGGAACAGGGGGTGGCGGGCGGCGGACCGCTCGGGCTGGAGGCGTTCGACGACCCGGTCGAAGGGCACGTCCTGGTGGGCGTAGGCGGCCAGCGCCGTGGCGCGCACCCGTGCCAGCAGTTCGGTGAAGGTGGGGTCGCCGGAGGTGTCGGCGCGCAGCACGACCGGGTTGACGAAGAAGCCCACCAGGTCGTCCAGGGCGCTGTCGGGGCGGGAGGCGGTGGGGCAGCCGATGGGGATGTCGGTGCCGGCCCCGAGGCGGGTGAGCAGGGCGGCGAGGGCGGCCTGCAGCACCATGTGGCAGGTGGCGCCGTGGGCGCGGGCGAACGTGTCGAGCCGGGCGTGCAGCTCGGGCGGTACGGCGAGCGGCACGGAGCCGCCGCGGTGTTCCGCGACGGGCGGGCGGGGGAAGTCGGCGGGCAGCTCGAGCTGGTCGGGCAGGCCGGCGAGGGTGCTCTCCCAGTGGGCGAGCTGGCGGGCGGCGAGGCTGTCGGGGTCGCGCTCGTCGCCGAGGAGTTCACGCTGCCACACGGCGAAGTCGGCGTAGCCGACGGGCAGCGGCGGGAAGTCGGGGGCGCGGGCGGCGAGCCGGGCGGCGTAGGCGGTGGACAGGTCGCCGAGCAGGGGGCGCAGGGACCAGCCGTCGCCGGCGACGTGGTGCATCAGCAGCAGCAGCACGCTGTCCCCGCCGGGCAGGGTGAACAGGTGGGACCGTATGGGTAGTTGGCAGTCGAGGTTGAACGGTTCGCGGGCGGCGGCCGTCAGGGCGGCCGGGAGCTGCTCGTCGTCGACGCGGGACTCGATGACCCAGGGGCGGGCCTGCTCGGCCGGCAGCAGCTTCGGGGTGACGCCGTGCTCGCCGCGCGGGTAGACGGTGCGCAGGCTTTCGTGCCGGACGACGACGTCGTACAGGGCGGCGCGCAGCGCGGTGCGGTTCAAGGTGCCTGAAAGGCGCAGCGCGAGCGGCATGTTGTAGGTGGGTGCGGCGCCCTCGACCTCGCGCAGCACCCACATGCGGTGCTGGGCGTAGGAGGTGGGGCGGGGGCCGTCGCCGTGGTCCCTGGGCACGAGCGGCGGGCGGCCGGTGGCGGCGGTGCGCACCCGGGCGGCGAGGCCGGCCGGGGTGGGGGCCTCGAAGAGGTCCTGGATGGTGATCTCGGCGCCGAGGGTGTCGCGTACGGCGGCGATGAGGCGCCCGGCGAGCAGCGAGTGGCCGCCGAGGGCGAAGAAGTCGCTGTCCGCGCCGACCTGCCCGGTGCCGAGGGTGTCGGCGAAGATGCGGCGCAGGGCCGCCTCGCCGGGGTCGGCGGCCTCGGCCGCCTCGCCATCGGTTCCGGCCTCGGGGGCGGGTGTGCGGGGGGCGGGCAGGGCCGCCCGGTCGAGTTTGCCGTTGGCGGTCAGCGGCAGCGCGTCCAGGAGCGTGAAGGAGGCGGGCAGGCTGTGGGCGGGCAGCTGCCCGGCCAGCAGGCTTCGCCAGCCGGCCACGTCGGGCTCCACACCGTCGGCAGGGACGGCGTAGGCGGCCAGCCGCCGGTCGCCGGGCCGGTCCTCGCGGACGACGACGGCGGCCTGGGCGACACCGGGGTGGGTGGCGAGCACGTTCTCGATCTCGCCGAGTTCGATGCGGAAGCCGCGGATCTTGACCTGGTCGTCGCCGCGCCCCAGGTAGGCGAAGGTGCCGTCGTCGAGGTGGCGCACCAGGTCGCCGGTGCGGTACATGCGGGCGCCGGGCGCCCCGTAGGGGTCGGCGACGAACCGCTGCGCGGTCAGCGCGGGCCGGCCCAGGTAGCCGCGGGCCAGGCCCGCCCCGGCGACGTACAGCTCGCCGGTGAAGCCGGGCGGCACGGGCCGCAGGGCGGCGTCCAGGACGCGGGGGGTGAGGTCGGGGATGGGCCCGCCGAGCAGGGACGGGGCGCCGGGAACGGCGTGGCCGGGGCCGAGGGCGGCGTACGTGACGTGCACGGTGGTCTCGGTGATGCCGTACATGTTGACCAGGCGGGTGGCCGTGCCGCGGCGGGCGTACCAGTCGGCGAGGCGGGCCACGTCGAGGGCCTCGCCGCCGAACACGACGTACCGGAGGGCCAGTTCGGTGGCCTGAGCGCGGGCCCGGTCGGCGGCGTCGAGCTGGTGGAAGGCGGTCGGTGTCTGGTTGAGGACGGTGACCTTCTCACGGGCCAGCAGGTCGAGGAAGTCGCCGGGCGAGCGGCTGACGTGGTACGGGACGACGACGAGCCGGCCGCCGTGCAGCAGGGCGCCCCAGATCTCCCAGACGGAGAAGTCGAAGGCGTAGGAGTGGAAGAGGGTCCACACGTCGTCGGGGCCGAAGCCGAACCAGTGGTCGGTGGAGGTGAACAGGCGCACCACGTTGCTGTGCGGGATCACGACGCCCTTGGGGCGGCCGGTGGAGCCGGAGGTGTAGATGACGTAGGCGGGGTGGGCGCCGTCCACGGCGGTGCGCGGGGCGGTGTCGGGGTAGCCGGCGAGGTCCTTCGTCATCGACTGCGGGTCGAGGACGAGGACTGGGGCCGCGTCCTTCAGCATCCAGGCCAGGCGGTCGGCCGGATAGTCGGGGTCCAGCGGCAGGTAGGCGGCACCGGACTTGAGGACCGCGAGCAGGGCGACGACCAGGTCGAGGGAGCGCGGCAGGGTGAGGGCGACGAGCCGCTCGGGGCCGGCGCCCTGCTCGACGAGCCGGTGGGCGAGGCGGTTGGCGCGGGCGTCGAGCTGCGCGTAGGTGAGGTGGTCGCCGTCGTGGCTGACGGCCACCGCGTGGGGGGTGGCCGCGGCGCGGGCGGCGAAGAGGGTGTGCAGCGCGGGGCCGCCGGTGGCGGGGGCCGCGGCAGCGGGGGCGGGGACGGTGGGGGTCCCGTGGATCCGGCCGAGCGGCGTGTCCGGGCCCGCCTGGGCGAAGGCGCCCAGGAAGCGGACGAAGCGCGCCAGATGGGCGTCGGTCTCGCTCTCGCCGTACACGGCCGCGTTGGCCTCGAGGTCGATCCGTGCGCCGGAGCCGTCGGGCTCCTCGTACACGGAGAACTTCAGGTCCTCCACGGGCCCGGTCGACACCGGGTGCGCGGACGCCGCCGGGCCGCCGAAGTCCAGGGCGCGCCCGTAGGGCATGACGTTGACGACGGGGCCGTAGGCCCGTTCGCCGACGGCGCCGAGCTCGCGGCGCGCCTCCTCGTAGGGGTAGCGCTGGTGGCGCAGCAGCGGCTCCAGGGCGTCGCGCACGGAGGCGACCAGCTCGGCGAGCGGGGCGGCGGGGCGCGGTTCGACGTGCAGTGCGGGCACGTTGGCGACGGTGCCGGGCGCGCGGCGGGCGGCGGCGGTGCGGCGGGCTGTGACGGGCATGCCGAGCGTGATGTTCCGCTCCCCCGTCAGCCACTGGACGTAGGCGGCGACGGCGGCCGGGAAGGCGACCTGGCGGCCGGTCTCCGCGGCGCGGGCCACGGCGTCGAGTCCGGCGAGCACGTCGCGTCCGGCGAAGGCGGTGCGGCGCAGCGCGCCCGGCGCGGCGGGGGCCGTGGTGCCGGCGAGGGTGACGGGTGTGTGGCGGGGGGCGGCGAGCCAGTGGGCGCGGTCCTTCGCGTAGGCGTCGGAGGCCCGCCAGGCGGCCTCGGCCTCCAGCAGGTCCCGTACGCCCCCCTCGTCGGCACCGGCTTCGGTGTCGCCGCGGTAGGCGGCGGCGACGCGTTCGGCGACGAGGCGGAAGCCGTACCCGTCGAGGAGCAGGTGGTGCACGTGCTGGAACCAGTAGTGGTGGCCGGGGCCGAGGATGAACAGCGCCTGGGTGAACAGGGGTCGGCCGCAGGTCACGTCGAGGGGTTGGGCGACGACGTCGCGCATCCAGGCGTCGGCGGCGGCCGCGGGGTCGTCCTCGGCGCTGACGTCGACGCGGTGCAGGGTGAAGGGGACGTCGTCGGCGACGGACTGGGTGACGGTCCCCTCGGCGTCGGTGTGGAAGCGCAGCCGCAGGGCGTCGGTGCGGGCGACGGTGGCGCGCAGCGCCGCCTCGAAGCGGTCGGTGTCGAGGGTGCCGGTGAGTTCGACGTATTCGCCGGTGTTGAAGACGGGACTGTGCGGGTCCCGCGCCTGCGCGAACCAGATGCCGAGCTGGGCCGCCGTCAGCGGCAGACGCGCGTCGTCGGGAACGGGCACTCTTCCCCCAAGGTCCGGGCCGTCCGCGGCTGGGCGGCGAGAATCCCGCTCAGCCTCGCGGGAGGGGTTGACGGGGCGCTGACCCGCTCCTGATGTGCCGGCGTTGGGTGTCAGCGCAGCCCGGTCTCGAAGGCGTAGATGGCCACATGCACGCGGTTGCGCAGCCGCAGCTTGTTCAGCAGGTTCTGCACGTGGGTCTTGACGGTGTGTTCGGACAGCGTGAGCGACTGGGCGATCTCGATGTTGGACAGTCCGCGGGCCACCAGGTCGAGGATCTGGCACTCGCGGCCGGTGAGGTGCTCGGGCGGCACGTCGGAGACGGTGGCAGCCCGGGGCCGGGGCGCGGCCTTCTCCGGCGGGGCGGCGGGCGCGGCGGGCGCGGTGGTGGCGGGTGCCGGGGCGGGTTCCGGGGCGGTGGGCGGCAGCGGGCCGCGGGTCAGCGAGTAGCCGGCGGCGGCCAGGGAGACGGCGGCGGCCAACTGCTGCGAGGTGGTGGAGTGGGGCAGATGTCCGTGCAGGACGGCCGCGGTCCGGCCCTGGGGCTCTGCCCCGCCGACCGTCAGCACCCGTATGCCGGGGTCGATCTCGCGCAGCAGCGCGTCGGACTCGTGCGCCTCGCGCAACCCGTGGACGACGAGCACGTCGGGCGCCTGGGCCCGCAGCGCGGCCAGGGCACGCGGGCCCGGCTCGTCCTCCCCTATGACGCTGATGCCGCCCTGCCCGTCGAGCAGGGAGCGGATACCGGCCCGGGCGAGCGCGTCGCCGCCGACGAGGAACAGCCGCACTCCGGGGGCGGCGGTCGCCCCGCCGGGCAGCATGCGCAGCACGGAGCCCTTGCCGCCGTGCGCGGGCGCCGTCCGGCCGAGGCCGGTTCCTGCATCCGTCATGACCCGCCCCTTGTGCCGCACTTGTGGTCGTCAAGCACGATCACGCTATCCGCCGCCGGCGGGGCGGCCCGTGCTTCTCCAGCCGGCTTCGAGAGGGCGCTGAGCTGTTCCGGAGCGCGAAGCCGCGCCGCGCCGGCCGCGGGCCGGGGACCGGCAAAAACCGCTCGAGGCCCGCCCGAGGGCCGCTCGAGGCACCGGGCCCGGAGGGCGGG
Coding sequences within it:
- a CDS encoding non-ribosomal peptide synthetase, encoding MPVPDDARLPLTAAQLGIWFAQARDPHSPVFNTGEYVELTGTLDTDRFEAALRATVARTDALRLRFHTDAEGTVTQSVADDVPFTLHRVDVSAEDDPAAAADAWMRDVVAQPLDVTCGRPLFTQALFILGPGHHYWFQHVHHLLLDGYGFRLVAERVAAAYRGDTEAGADEGGVRDLLEAEAAWRASDAYAKDRAHWLAAPRHTPVTLAGTTAPAAPGALRRTAFAGRDVLAGLDAVARAAETGRQVAFPAAVAAYVQWLTGERNITLGMPVTARRTAAARRAPGTVANVPALHVEPRPAAPLAELVASVRDALEPLLRHQRYPYEEARRELGAVGERAYGPVVNVMPYGRALDFGGPAASAHPVSTGPVEDLKFSVYEEPDGSGARIDLEANAAVYGESETDAHLARFVRFLGAFAQAGPDTPLGRIHGTPTVPAPAAAAPATGGPALHTLFAARAAATPHAVAVSHDGDHLTYAQLDARANRLAHRLVEQGAGPERLVALTLPRSLDLVVALLAVLKSGAAYLPLDPDYPADRLAWMLKDAAPVLVLDPQSMTKDLAGYPDTAPRTAVDGAHPAYVIYTSGSTGRPKGVVIPHSNVVRLFTSTDHWFGFGPDDVWTLFHSYAFDFSVWEIWGALLHGGRLVVVPYHVSRSPGDFLDLLAREKVTVLNQTPTAFHQLDAADRARAQATELALRYVVFGGEALDVARLADWYARRGTATRLVNMYGITETTVHVTYAALGPGHAVPGAPSLLGGPIPDLTPRVLDAALRPVPPGFTGELYVAGAGLARGYLGRPALTAQRFVADPYGAPGARMYRTGDLVRHLDDGTFAYLGRGDDQVKIRGFRIELGEIENVLATHPGVAQAAVVVREDRPGDRRLAAYAVPADGVEPDVAGWRSLLAGQLPAHSLPASFTLLDALPLTANGKLDRAALPAPRTPAPEAGTDGEAAEAADPGEAALRRIFADTLGTGQVGADSDFFALGGHSLLAGRLIAAVRDTLGAEITIQDLFEAPTPAGLAARVRTAATGRPPLVPRDHGDGPRPTSYAQHRMWVLREVEGAAPTYNMPLALRLSGTLNRTALRAALYDVVVRHESLRTVYPRGEHGVTPKLLPAEQARPWVIESRVDDEQLPAALTAAAREPFNLDCQLPIRSHLFTLPGGDSVLLLLMHHVAGDGWSLRPLLGDLSTAYAARLAARAPDFPPLPVGYADFAVWQRELLGDERDPDSLAARQLAHWESTLAGLPDQLELPADFPRPPVAEHRGGSVPLAVPPELHARLDTFARAHGATCHMVLQAALAALLTRLGAGTDIPIGCPTASRPDSALDDLVGFFVNPVVLRADTSGDPTFTELLARVRATALAAYAHQDVPFDRVVERLQPERSAARHPLFQVVLSYQDFEARAHLKGLDVRREDVDFGVAKFDLTFNLVEHRGNGEEFAGIDGDLEYDTALYERATAEALTGRLLRLLDAVVTDPQAPVHSHDLLDEAEHARLAAFNDTARPVPRAGLAELFAAQARRTPEAVAVVGDDGTELTYAELDARSGALARRLAAAGAGRESAVAVLQQRSVHLVVSLLAVLKAGGFYVPLNTRYPADRMRLITADVRARVLLTDRDTDTAYDCRSWAGDADVLVVDELPTGGEPLPVVPAHPHQLAYVMYTSGSTGNPKGVAITHGDVAALAADTCWRTGNQQRVLLHSPYSFDTSQYELWVPLLSGGTVVVAPPGDLDTRALERAIVDGGVTGMWLTSGLFNLLAEESPHCFTGVREVWTGGDVVSPAAVARVLAASPSTMVADGYGPTETTTFATHHFMRAPWQQETTVPIGTPLDNTTCHVLDDRLRPVPPGVTGELYIGGAGLARGYLGRPDATAERFVADPYAPGERMYRTGDLVRLRRDGVLTFLGRADHQVKVRGFRIELGEIESVLGAHPGVAQSAVLVREDRPGDKRLVAYVVPAPGATADPAVLRRHVAAALPDYMVPAAFVPLDALPLTGNGKLDRRALPVPDFGAADSAGRAPRTPREELLAVLFAEVLGIDKVSIDDSFFDRGGDSIMVIQLVGRARRAGLLLNAAQIFEHKTVAQLAPVAETLADTAPKEPAAVAATGDVPLTPIMHWLRERGGPVDAFSQTMAVTVPADLDTARLVAALQTLIDHHDALRAVFSRDGDGDGWTMRIEAPGTVRAEDWVRRVDAAGLDEQALAALTTTEAAAARDRLAPFAGRGGQAVWLDTGPGRPGRLLLSLHHLIVDGVSWRILLPDLKAAWEATAPGAAAPALPPVTTSFRAWAHHLEQQAGRPERAAELALWTGMLAAGCPPVTAQPLDSRLDTAATARNLTLTLEATTTAALLTTAPAAFNGRVDDILLTAFALAVTDWRRRRGLGDSDAVLTDVEGHGREPGTSGAELSRTVGWFTSLYPVRLALGTLDGADALAGGPAAGTAVKRIKEALRQIPDGGIGHGLLRHLDPRTGRSLAALAPHGTPPLGFNYLGRFPAQGADSLWAAAPDAEAIGDGTDPRLPLAHAVEVNALTLDEPAGPRLTATWTFAGRLLDEPAVRDLGETWFRALNALVTHAERPEAGGITPSDLSLVQLSQDQIDQLEAAWKVAP
- a CDS encoding response regulator transcription factor, giving the protein MTDAGTGLGRTAPAHGGKGSVLRMLPGGATAAPGVRLFLVGGDALARAGIRSLLDGQGGISVIGEDEPGPRALAALRAQAPDVLVVHGLREAHESDALLREIDPGIRVLTVGGAEPQGRTAAVLHGHLPHSTTSQQLAAAVSLAAAGYSLTRGPLPPTAPEPAPAPATTAPAAPAAPPEKAAPRPRAATVSDVPPEHLTGRECQILDLVARGLSNIEIAQSLTLSEHTVKTHVQNLLNKLRLRNRVHVAIYAFETGLR